One genomic segment of Pseudomonadota bacterium includes these proteins:
- a CDS encoding cytidylyltransferase: MIAALMIGRAGSTGFPNKNFYPILGRPLAAYPLMAARASKYVDRLYVSTDSPEIMAIGQQYGAELIERPKDLATKAALGEHVFVHGYQEIKQRLAREGKNLDLIVLLFANAATLTADQIDAGIVALRADATLDSAVTVSEYNMWSPLRARKVGPDGCLHPFVPFDTFGDPKTLNCDRDSQGSVYFADMGISVVRSRCLDNLDDGMLPQKWMGQRIHPIVSWGGCDIDYEWQVPMVEHWLRKHGVTEAI, translated from the coding sequence TTGATTGCCGCCTTGATGATCGGTCGTGCCGGCAGCACCGGTTTTCCGAACAAAAATTTCTATCCCATCCTTGGTCGACCTCTGGCCGCCTATCCGCTCATGGCAGCGCGCGCTTCGAAATACGTCGACAGACTGTACGTGTCCACCGACTCGCCCGAAATTATGGCCATCGGCCAGCAGTATGGTGCCGAGTTGATCGAGCGGCCGAAGGATCTGGCCACAAAAGCTGCGCTGGGCGAACACGTTTTCGTGCATGGCTACCAAGAGATCAAGCAACGGCTCGCCCGCGAGGGCAAGAATCTCGATCTCATCGTGCTGCTGTTCGCGAATGCGGCGACGCTGACCGCGGACCAGATTGACGCCGGCATCGTTGCGCTGCGCGCCGATGCGACACTGGATTCGGCGGTAACCGTATCGGAATACAACATGTGGAGCCCGTTGCGCGCACGCAAGGTTGGTCCGGACGGCTGCCTGCATCCTTTTGTGCCCTTCGACACCTTTGGCGATCCGAAGACGCTCAACTGCGATCGCGATTCGCAGGGCAGCGTGTATTTCGCCGACATGGGCATCTCGGTGGTGCGGTCGCGCTGCCTCGACAATCTCGATGACGGCATGTTGCCGCAGAAGTGGATGGGACAGCGCATCCACCCGATCGTCTCCTGGGGTGGTTGCGACATCGACTACGAATGGCAGGTGCCGATGGTCGAACACTGGTTGCGCAAACACGGCGTGACCGAGGCAATCTGA